From the Chanos chanos chromosome 7, fChaCha1.1, whole genome shotgun sequence genome, the window TTATACCTAATTAATGTATGTTTACAACTGAAGTCATAAAAAGGACAGAGTCAGTTATCAGCAGAGCAATGAAGTAAGATGACCTTTGGCAtgcttttttatatatacatatatatatataaaggtaaTTTCCAAGTTCTAATTTGATACGGGTTTCAAAAGAGAACTTCAATAAGAACAGGCTGCGTTGGAGTCATATATCTAACTTCTGATACCTCATGTCATTCAGATTGCTTGGGGTTTCATATCACTATGAACAGATGTTGAAAATATATGACTGGACTGCAGAAAAGACATATCCTCACAtactgtacccccccccccccccccccccccccccacatggGTTTGCCCAAGTTTGCTCCGAGAAGGAGATGAAATGATGACGACCACAACTGGACTGTTCCATTTTacaaagagagggatgaaatCACACCGCATAGTTTACAAATTTACTTTACGATTATGAGTTTATCAGTACACTCAGTGCTTCAAAGACATGTGCCCATGTTAAAGCCCATGTGTCATGGacaacatttgcatttatttggGACGGctaagaaacagaggaaaccGTGTGTTCAGTgtccccctccccacctcccctcaGTGGTATGGCCTCAGGAAGGAAACTCGTCATAATACTTGAGAAATGTTCCATGAAGGCATAACGGTCTCAGCTAATTTCACAGTAAGTTTATAGAACATTTATGACAGAAAACCTTGAAATGTGGCATTTGTTATGTTGACggaggtttgtttgtttctttgttggtttatttctttgtctgtttgttttaaatgtatgcaCAGGAGTAATGACTGGAACAGTGCCTGTTATGTGGTCCCTGCTGTTCACTGAGTGTCAAACATGTAGCTCAGTGAGTTCcttaaaaaatgtcatgtttgtgttgtgtttttgattcaagtttcttctgttctttttattttttcacattctgCTGAAACATCacactttgagaaaaaaaaagtatttcagtgACCTGCATTTCTTAAGTGGCAACAAAAACTACCCTGATAGGAAAAGACGagagaggtcttttttttttcttttcctattttatttattcgtacctttgaactttttttttttagtgtctgtAGACAGTTGTTTGCTCTTCATTATCCAATATAGTAAATCAAGCCTTTAGTATCATGCATGCCAGCCTAAGTCGAGGGATTGATAGACAGGCAAAACAGAAGTAAACAGACAGAGCGTTTGTGGTTGACAAAGACCCACGTCATGGAGATTCACTGCAGGCCAGAGAAGATGTGAGGGAGGAGCCAGGTGGACTGAGCAGCGTCTGAGTGGAACTGTGTCCTGCACAAAGTCTCAGTGGAGCTGCAGGTAGAGCCATACACGCTTGTGTGAAATGATCCTATAATATGACAGTTATGCGTTCACCATAGAGACAGTGTGGACTGTGTAGTGTCTGAGTGGAACTGTGTCTCAGTAGAGCTGCAGGTAGAGCCATACACGCTTGTGTGAAATGATCCTATAATATGACAGTTATGCGTTCACCATAGAGACAGTGTGGACTGTGTAGTGTCTGAGTGGAACTGTGTCTCAGTGGAGCTGCAGGTAGAGCCATACACGCTTGTGTGAAATGATCCTATAATATGACAGTTATGTGTTCACCATAGAGACAGTGTGGACTGTGTAGTGTCTGAGTGGAACTGTGTCTCAGTGGAGCTGCAGGTAGAGCCATACACGCTTGTGTGAAATGATCCTATAATATGACAGTTATGTGTTCACCATAGAGACAGTGTGGACTGTGTAGTGTCTGAGTGGAACTGTGTCTCAGTGGAGCTGCAGGTAGAGCCATACATGCTTGTGTGAAATGATCCTATAATATGACAGTTATGTGTTCACCATAGAGACAGTGTGctcaaatgaaaactgaaaccTGTCTGAAAGAActgagtccttttttttttttttttcccaaaatgcTTGTGTTagtgatgaaatatttttgaagtGAAGTAAGAAGTGAGCAAAGTGctaagaaaaaggaaacagttCAGCATGTGTAATATAAgcaaatgttttgaataaatttTGTTCCAAGTATATTATATCATACATAATGGTACCGTATACTACATACATACGTTGGTCTTAATCGGCTCAGATTTTTGGCATGTAAAATTTGTAGGTTTGGAGATCTGGAAAAAAGCTCATCaagtaaaaatatttatatatctgcAAACGCAATGAAAGCCAATTACAATATTTTAACAAGCTAACaaggccgagagagagagagagagagagagagagagagagagagagagagacttagtaATTGTaataactgactctgtgaattCAGCAGGTTTTCAGGTGAAGTGATTTAAGATGCCAGCTGTTCCAGAGGTCTTGCTGGACATTCTCGATCAACTGGTGGAAAAAGAGCTGAAGAGATTCAGGTGGTACCTGACTACAGAGAATGTGCTGGAAGGCTTCTCTCACATCCCAAAAGCTCAGCTAGAGAATGCTGATGCACAGGACACAGTGGACAAGATAGTGGACACGTATGGGGCAAGAGTAGTGGAGATCACGCTGCTCATCCTGAGGAAGATGAAGCAGAATAATCTGGCTGAGAAGTTACAAAAGATCTTGGGAGACGGTAACAGGAATACCTCCatcatttattttacttttattactgaatcacacatacactacacactgtacatcattTTTATGAGATGGCCTTCAGTGAAGGGACCAGAGAAAATGATGATCTGAGTATTTCTGCAGTGTGTAATTAGAACTAGGCCTGTATGCATAGcaacaagaaatgaaaaagaaaaaaagtatattaaaaaaaaaaagattgtaatTATTTTTCACATCAGACTCACGGTGCTGAGCACCTGAGCCAATGATGTAATTATGACCTATGACCTGTGTAAGTAACCTATGCTACTCTGTGTCTGAAAACCCTAAAACATTtcccaacacacagacactcaaagttttcatttgaaattttatGTTTAACTTAAGTTTAAATGTAGTGTAATACTTTACACAGTATGCATTAACTTTACTTTTCACGGTGCTCATCTAACCCTTGGTTTTCTGCATCTTATTTTTCTCAAATAGTGGACAAATCTGACTTTCACAACTCAGATTTAGGATCAGAGACCTGCATATCTAAGATCACAGCTTCACAGAAGGCTAATCTGAAGAAAAGGTTTGAGACCATTTTTGAAGGCACCAAAAGAACAGCAAACAGAACATCCCTCAACAAAATCTATACAGAGTTGTACATCACACGGGGAGAAAGTGACGAACAGGTGAACAGGGAACACGAGATTCTACGTATCGACAACGCATTTAGTTCTCAAACACTCCAAGATACACCTATCAactgcaatgacatcttcaagCCATTGCCTGATCAAACAGGAGAGTTCAGAACTGTGTTGACTAAAGGCATTGCAGgtattggaaaaacagtctctgttcagaagttcattctggactgggccgAAGGAGAAGCCAATCAGTACATCGATTTCCTGTTTGTGCTGCCTTTCCGAGAGCTGAACAGAATTAAGGACAGATGCAGTCTTCACGATCTTCTTCTTACTTTTCACCCAGAAATAAGACAAATGGAGGAAAAGACATATGACAAATATAAGATAGTATTCATCTTTGATGGACTTGACGAAAGTTGTCTTCCATTTGATTTCAACACCGAGATTTTGACTGACGTAACAAGAAAAGCAACAGTCGATCAACTAATAATAAACCTCATCCAAGGCAACCTACTTCAGTTTGCTCACATCTGGATAACATCCCGACCAGCAGCTACTGGTAAAATCCCGCGTAAATATGTAGACCTGGTGACTGAGGTGAGAGGATTCACTGATAAACAGAAGGAAGAGTACTTCCGCAAGAGAGTCGCCGATGAGAccaaaagcaacaaaatcaTCTCTCATATCAAGACGTCAAGAAGCCTGTACATCATGTGCCACATCCCAGTTTTCTGCTGGATCACAGCTACAGTCTTACAGGAGATGTTGGGCCAAAACAGTGCTGAAGACATCCCTGCGACCCtaacagaaatgtacacacatttcCTGCTCATACAGACAACCATGATGAATGAAAAACGTCGTGGATTATACGAATATAATCGAGAAAAGTGTTTGATGTTGAACAAAGAATTACTTCTAAAACTAGCTGAGCTTGCTTTTAAAAAGCTGAAGGATGGAGTCATTGTTTTTTCTGAAGAAGATTTGGAAGAGTGTAGCATCGACATCAGTGAGTCCTCAGAGGACTCAGGCCTGTGCACTGAGATCATTAGGAAAGAGTCTACTTTTTATGAGGGCAAGTACTACTGCTTTGTGCACCTGAGTGTTCAGGAGTTTCTGGCcgctttctttgtcttttattcctATGTtaacaagaagaaagaaaccCTTCAGTTTTTCTTTGATAACGATGTGCCCGATGTTGTTAAACTGGAAACGCTTCTGAACAACGTGATTCAAAAGGCCCTGAACAGTGAAAAGGGACAGTTGGACCTTTTTCTCCGTTTCCTTCTGGGCATCTCACTGGAGTCTAACCAAAAACTTCTCAAGGgcctactgacacacacagacaacagcacCAAGTGCATCAACAAAACAATCCAACGCATCAAGCAAATGCAGAACAAAGACCTCTCCCCTGATAAAGCCATCAACCACTTCTTCTGCTTGCTTGAACTTAAGGATCGCTCCTTGTATAAACAAGTGCAGACATATCTGAGCTCAAAAGAAGGCCCCAAAAGGCATCTCACTCCTGCAAACTGTTCAGCACTAGCATATGTACTAATGATGTCTGAAGAGATATTAGATGAGTTTAACCCAAAGAAATACAGCACGTCAGGCGAGGCCTGCAGAAGACTGGTCTCCGCTGTGAGATGCTGCAAGAAGGCACTGTACGTGTACCACaacaaatttgttttatttctgttttgagtATGCAGGATATTGGTTACAGTAATGCACATTTACCTTATTGTGCTATTTTGAGCATAATTCAAAACCTTTGTGTTTCAGTAATTTCAAAAATACTTTTATATGCTAATGTGGTGTTTGTATCTTTACATGTTATCATATGACATGATTTGATACAATATTTTGCAGGTTTGCCAGGTGTGAACTTTCAAAGGCCTGCTGTGAGAAAGTGGCCTCAGCTCTGAAATTAGAGGACTCTCACCTGAGACTGTTAGACTTGAGTGATAATTACTTGATTGAAGAgggagtggagctgctctcaGATGCCTTTACAAGCTCACACTGTAAACTAGAGTCACTGAAGTAAGTCATTCTAGAAATGTCAGTGACATTAATTAATCGTTAAACTTTAATAAAGTCCAGATCTAATTTGTGATCTGTTCCAGCTCCAATTTGTTCCAGTTCTTATtttgaccaaacacacacacacacacagagacacacaaagtaTGATTTCTCATCCCCTCAAGTATTCCTGCTGTGACCATGACAACGCGCACTCTGTGTTGTGATCCCCATGCTGTTTTTAGGATGGCTCGATGTCATTTCACAGAAGGAACCTGTAAAGTCTTGacctcagctctcagctcaaaTTCCTCTcatctgagagagctggacctcaGTCACAACGAcattcaggattcaggagtgaagcttcTCTTTGATGGACTGGAAAATCCACGCCCtcaactggagatactgaggtcagtatttttaaaatatatgtagGAAATGCACACGCTTAATGGTGCTGGAATCCAAATAGGACAGGTTTTCATGACAAGAATGTTATGGAGAGCTTTACAACAACATATTTGAGGTAAAAATGCCCTGGATCAATCACAAAGAAGTATTGGAAGAAATTGGAAATAATTAAGCGATGTTACATGGGGTAACATGGGGTAAGCTATGTAGCATGGGGTAATTCAAAAGGAAAATTTCAGAAATCATACACTTGATAGACTGtgagggttttgtgtgttttgtcttttccttttttgccgAGTACAGACTTTTTAAGTTGGTTTCTCAGTGACACACATGATCTCTTATCTAGACTGAGCTGGTGTAACCTCACTGGGGACAGCTGTCATGTACTTTCTTCATTTCTGAGTTCTGACTCCTCCCTCATGAGAGAGCTGGACTTGAGTAACAATGATCTTCAGGAtgcaggagtgaagctgctctgtgctggactggagaatccgCACTGCAAACTAGAGATACTGAAGTAAGTAAAGAAAAAGTATTTACTAAGTATTCACCTGACTGAAGTCATACACAGTCATAGGACACTTTAATAAGTATTCACTGTCACCTGGCTGAAGTCATACACAGTCATAGGACACTTCattaagtatttactgtcacCTGATTGAAGTCATACACAGTCATAGGCCACTttattaagtatttactgtcacCTGACTGAAGTCATACACAGTCATAGGACACTttattaagtatttactgtcacCTGACTGAAGTCATACAGTCATAGGCCACTttattaagtatttactgtcacCTGACTGAAGTCATACACAGTCATAGCACACTTCattaagtatttactgtcacCTGACTGAAGTCATACACAGTCATAGCACACTTCattaagtatttactgtc encodes:
- the LOC115817137 gene encoding NACHT, LRR and PYD domains-containing protein 3-like produces the protein MPAVPEVLLDILDQLVEKELKRFRWYLTTENVLEGFSHIPKAQLENADAQDTVDKIVDTYGARVVEITLLILRKMKQNNLAEKLQKILGDVDKSDFHNSDLGSETCISKITASQKANLKKRFETIFEGTKRTANRTSLNKIYTELYITRGESDEQVNREHEILRIDNAFSSQTLQDTPINCNDIFKPLPDQTGEFRTVLTKGIAGIGKTVSVQKFILDWAEGEANQYIDFLFVLPFRELNRIKDRCSLHDLLLTFHPEIRQMEEKTYDKYKIVFIFDGLDESCLPFDFNTEILTDVTRKATVDQLIINLIQGNLLQFAHIWITSRPAATGKIPRKYVDLVTEVRGFTDKQKEEYFRKRVADETKSNKIISHIKTSRSLYIMCHIPVFCWITATVLQEMLGQNSAEDIPATLTEMYTHFLLIQTTMMNEKRRGLYEYNREKCLMLNKELLLKLAELAFKKLKDGVIVFSEEDLEECSIDISESSEDSGLCTEIIRKESTFYEGKYYCFVHLSVQEFLAAFFVFYSYVNKKKETLQFFFDNDVPDVVKLETLLNNVIQKALNSEKGQLDLFLRFLLGISLESNQKLLKGLLTHTDNSTKCINKTIQRIKQMQNKDLSPDKAINHFFCLLELKDRSLYKQVQTYLSSKEGPKRHLTPANCSALAYVLMMSEEILDEFNPKKYSTSGEACRRLVSAVRCCKKALFARCELSKACCEKVASALKLEDSHLRLLDLSDNYLIEEGVELLSDAFTSSHCKLESLKMARCHFTEGTCKVLTSALSSNSSHLRELDLSHNDIQDSGVKLLFDGLENPRPQLEILRLSWCNLTGDSCHVLSSFLSSDSSLMRELDLSNNDLQDAGVKLLCAGLENPHCKLEILNLSGCLVTEEGCSSLASALSSNPSHLRELDLSYNHPGDSGVKLLSVRLEDPHCKLGTLSMEKGEERWIKPGLTKFACDLTLDPNTAHTQLLLSEESRKVTYGPEKQPYPDHPDRFEVSPQVLCRESLTGRCSWEIELSGGMVDVGVTYEGIDRKDTDSLIDNYSLGMNSTSWSLNVSEHRCSASHNSEEIYIPVHGRRFNRLRVYLDWPAGTLSFYSVSSDTHTPTHIHTFHCTFTEPLYPGFKFGEINSSLIICQIK